The Rhodococcus triatomae genome includes a window with the following:
- a CDS encoding flavin monoamine oxidase family protein — MRPAQESGVPAETTVAVIGAGLSGLIAARELHRRGIEVLVLEAADRWGGRALSEVTPFGSHVDLGGQWIGHDHHRVTALATELGATKFPMHTGTVPAVVDGVRRVRIPSMLVAGAVLAGVEALSRIGVLERWNTATLADWLGKVPGRTSRRLLEVIALISWTADPDRMSIQAMATMVRRQGGLRTMLSTRGGAQDSLLVEGIGALADGIATELGERVLPGHRVTSITANDDGVTVDTTSGQVHAAKVIVTVPPPMVRRIAFDPPLPESREALVRNTYMGTVYKAIAVYDRPFWRDRSDGEFLVLDAPGRAVFDTSPPEGPGHLCVLVGGPEARTLDGLDPAERREALFGVLTDHLGPEVLEPVSWHEKSWHLDEYVGGGYLALPVAGTTEGFLPVDSTPVGDIHWAGTETAADHAGYFEGAVESGVRVAAEVAAALAREGRDSPGGTS; from the coding sequence ATGCGACCAGCGCAGGAATCCGGAGTACCGGCGGAGACCACCGTGGCGGTGATCGGTGCCGGCCTGTCGGGGTTGATCGCGGCCCGAGAACTGCACCGGCGGGGTATCGAGGTGCTCGTGCTCGAAGCCGCCGACCGATGGGGTGGGCGGGCGCTGAGCGAGGTCACGCCCTTCGGCTCACACGTCGACCTGGGTGGGCAGTGGATCGGCCACGACCATCACCGCGTCACCGCGTTGGCCACCGAACTCGGAGCGACGAAGTTCCCGATGCACACGGGAACGGTTCCCGCGGTGGTCGACGGTGTGCGGCGAGTGCGCATCCCGTCGATGCTGGTCGCCGGTGCGGTACTCGCCGGCGTGGAGGCGCTCTCCCGGATCGGTGTACTCGAGCGATGGAACACGGCGACCCTCGCCGACTGGCTGGGTAAGGTTCCGGGTCGCACGTCGCGTCGTCTGCTCGAGGTGATCGCGCTGATCTCCTGGACCGCCGACCCGGACCGGATGTCGATCCAGGCGATGGCGACGATGGTCCGCAGGCAGGGTGGTCTGCGCACCATGCTGTCCACGCGCGGCGGCGCACAGGATTCCCTCCTGGTGGAGGGGATCGGTGCGCTCGCTGACGGCATCGCCACCGAACTCGGGGAGCGGGTGCTGCCGGGGCATCGGGTCACCTCGATCACCGCGAACGACGACGGGGTCACCGTGGACACGACCTCAGGACAGGTGCACGCGGCCAAGGTGATCGTCACCGTGCCCCCGCCGATGGTGCGGCGGATCGCCTTCGACCCGCCGCTCCCGGAGAGTCGAGAGGCGTTGGTGCGCAACACCTATATGGGGACGGTCTACAAGGCCATTGCGGTCTACGATCGTCCGTTCTGGCGGGACCGCAGCGACGGGGAGTTCCTCGTACTCGACGCGCCGGGGCGGGCGGTGTTCGACACCAGCCCGCCGGAGGGCCCGGGGCATCTGTGTGTCCTGGTGGGCGGGCCGGAAGCGCGGACGCTCGACGGCCTCGATCCCGCGGAACGTCGCGAGGCCTTGTTCGGCGTGCTCACCGACCACCTCGGACCCGAGGTGCTGGAGCCGGTGAGCTGGCACGAGAAGTCCTGGCATCTGGACGAGTACGTCGGCGGAGGGTATCTGGCGCTGCCCGTGGCGGGGACCACGGAAGGCTTCCTCCCGGTCGATTCGACACCGGTCGGCGACATCCACTGGGCGGGCACGGAAACCGCGGCGGACCACGCCGGCTACTTCGAGGGCGCCGTCGAATCCGGTGTCCGGGTCGCGGCCGAGGTGGCTGCGGCGCTGGCCCGCGAGGGGCGCGACTCTCCGGGTGGCACGTCGTAG
- a CDS encoding vitamin K epoxide reductase family protein: protein MRHSPDPVESSPDSDAPPREVRDGAPFARSLPWLLLIGGVVGLVASFVLTVEKFALAADANYIPSCSFDSVLDCGAVMATAQASVFGFPNSLLGIAGFAMVVATGAGLLAGARFARWYWLGVQVGVTAAVVFVHWLIAQSLFVIGSLCPYCMVVWLVTVPIFWYVTLRNLHHGVFSPPVRAEVVSAAGNHLLPVVVWVVTVAALVAYLFYL, encoded by the coding sequence ATGCGCCACTCTCCCGATCCGGTGGAGTCCTCTCCCGACAGTGACGCCCCGCCGCGCGAGGTGCGCGACGGGGCACCGTTCGCGCGGTCGCTGCCCTGGCTGTTGCTGATCGGTGGCGTCGTCGGGCTCGTGGCGTCATTCGTACTCACGGTCGAGAAGTTCGCGTTGGCTGCGGATGCGAACTACATCCCGTCCTGCAGCTTCGACTCCGTCCTCGACTGCGGTGCGGTCATGGCGACCGCGCAGGCCTCGGTGTTCGGGTTCCCCAACTCGCTCCTCGGAATCGCCGGGTTCGCGATGGTCGTGGCCACCGGTGCCGGGTTGCTCGCCGGCGCCCGGTTCGCCCGGTGGTACTGGCTCGGGGTGCAGGTGGGCGTCACCGCCGCGGTGGTATTCGTGCACTGGCTGATCGCCCAGAGCCTGTTCGTCATCGGATCCCTGTGCCCGTACTGCATGGTGGTGTGGCTCGTCACCGTCCCGATCTTCTGGTACGTCACGCTGCGGAATCTGCACCACGGAGTCTTCTCTCCGCCGGTGCGCGCAGAGGTGGTGTCCGCCGCCGGCAACCACCTCCTGCCGGTGGTGGTGTGGGTGGTCACTGTCGCCGCCCTGGTGGCCTACCTGTTCTACCTGTAG
- a CDS encoding helix-turn-helix transcriptional regulator — MRADRLVSLVLLLRQRGRLSAATLARELEVSTRTVLRDIEALSAAGVPVYAERGRHGGFALLPGFQTELTGLNHDEALALLVAGSRRGAQVFGLGSALASAMLKVVDALPESYRNTAAGAAQRLLIDPETDLLARRSVAEEVPDTIVAEVRRAVFAGHKLRIRYAAADQAPKWRTVDPIGLVTARDQGYLLATRSGADRTYRLSRISAAQELAEPAQRPERVDLDRAWQERSARFRTGGDQVTVSVRVDPARRAHLVDTALTIGAEEPEVDGWLRLEAVFQDPRHAEWAVWQLATHAEVLAPQWLRASLRERATTLATRYDVPPGESRPSRASAAATSAATRTPDSTAPSK, encoded by the coding sequence ATGCGCGCCGACCGGTTGGTCTCGCTGGTGCTGTTGCTGCGCCAGCGCGGCCGGCTGTCCGCGGCCACCCTGGCCCGTGAGCTTGAAGTCTCCACCCGCACCGTGCTGCGCGACATCGAGGCGCTGTCCGCGGCCGGCGTCCCGGTCTACGCCGAACGCGGCCGGCACGGCGGCTTCGCACTGCTACCCGGTTTCCAGACCGAGCTCACCGGACTGAACCACGACGAGGCGCTCGCCCTGCTGGTCGCCGGATCACGCCGCGGCGCACAGGTCTTCGGCCTCGGATCCGCGCTCGCGTCGGCCATGCTCAAGGTGGTCGACGCGCTCCCGGAGAGCTATCGGAACACCGCGGCCGGAGCGGCCCAGCGATTGCTCATCGACCCGGAGACCGATCTCCTCGCGCGCCGGTCCGTCGCCGAGGAAGTACCCGACACCATCGTCGCCGAGGTCCGGCGCGCGGTGTTCGCCGGACACAAACTGCGCATCCGCTACGCCGCCGCGGATCAGGCACCGAAGTGGCGCACGGTGGACCCGATAGGGCTGGTCACCGCACGCGACCAGGGGTACCTGCTGGCCACGAGGTCCGGCGCGGACCGTACCTACCGGCTGTCTCGGATCTCGGCCGCCCAGGAACTCGCCGAACCCGCGCAGCGACCGGAGCGAGTCGACCTGGACCGCGCCTGGCAGGAACGCAGCGCGCGGTTCCGGACCGGCGGCGACCAGGTGACCGTGTCGGTGCGGGTGGACCCGGCGCGGCGGGCACACCTGGTGGACACCGCGCTGACCATCGGCGCCGAAGAACCCGAAGTGGACGGCTGGCTACGGCTGGAGGCGGTCTTCCAGGACCCGCGACATGCCGAATGGGCGGTGTGGCAACTCGCCACCCACGCGGAAGTACTTGCACCGCAATGGTTGCGCGCCTCGCTGCGCGAGCGCGCCACGACGCTGGCTACCCGCTACGACGTGCCACCCGGAGAGTCGCGCCCCTCGCGGGCCAGCGCCGCAGCCACCTCGGCCGCGACCCGGACACCGGATTCGACGGCGCCCTCGAAGTAG
- a CDS encoding TetR/AcrR family transcriptional regulator: MAYVKAADREAQIVEAAIRVLSTVGVANTTLRAIAAEADIPLGTLHYVFPSKDTLLRAVIAALIDEVLVTVKSGLELDRGVAHAIRQGVTRFWDTLVEGDLGLQIMQYELAMYSVRSQGPGGLAQLQFERYTALVTEFCAQAAEAAGERCAVDFGTLGRLSLAVLDGLIVQYVTDSDPARARRDLDSAVEMVIGYADPQTVAYR, encoded by the coding sequence GTGGCATACGTCAAGGCCGCCGACCGCGAGGCGCAGATCGTCGAGGCGGCGATCCGGGTGCTGAGCACCGTCGGCGTGGCGAACACCACCTTGCGCGCCATCGCAGCCGAAGCCGACATCCCGCTGGGCACGTTGCACTACGTCTTCCCGTCCAAGGACACGTTGCTGCGCGCGGTCATCGCCGCGCTGATCGACGAGGTGCTGGTCACCGTGAAGTCCGGCCTCGAACTCGACCGCGGGGTGGCGCACGCGATCCGGCAGGGGGTCACGCGATTCTGGGACACGCTCGTCGAGGGCGACCTCGGGCTGCAGATCATGCAGTACGAACTGGCCATGTACTCGGTGCGCAGCCAGGGCCCGGGCGGTCTGGCTCAGCTGCAGTTCGAGCGGTACACCGCACTGGTCACGGAGTTCTGTGCACAGGCCGCCGAGGCCGCCGGCGAGCGGTGCGCCGTCGATTTCGGCACGCTCGGGCGGCTGTCTCTCGCCGTGCTCGACGGGCTGATCGTGCAGTACGTGACCGACTCCGATCCGGCCCGCGCCCGTCGCGACCTCGACAGCGCGGTCGAGATGGTGATCGGGTACGCCGACCCCCAGACCGTCGCCTACAGGTAG
- a CDS encoding ABC transporter substrate-binding protein, with product MLTLTAVLATGCTASAPVEPSDTDPAPLSVPDPAPLSVPDPASLSASEPVAGCGPGSGATKNDGSLTLATDSPAYPPWFASDDPANGEGYEGAVARQVAERLGYDSDSVRFVVVPFADALAPGVKDFDFAINQFTISDDRRSAVDFSSPYYAVAQAVVALRESPAAEARSTADLVRFRLGAQEHSTSLGTAAATVQTELPGTAYATNDDAKEALLAGEIDALVVDLPTGLQISEELSETVMVGQFSRSTAAPDRFGLVLEKDSPMTTCVSIAVETLYDSGVLDALAGTWITDTAGVRVLD from the coding sequence ATGCTGACGCTGACCGCCGTACTGGCGACCGGTTGCACCGCGAGCGCACCCGTCGAACCGTCCGACACCGACCCCGCGCCACTGTCGGTGCCCGACCCCGCGCCACTGTCGGTGCCCGACCCCGCATCGCTGTCGGCGTCGGAGCCCGTGGCCGGATGTGGCCCCGGCAGCGGCGCAACGAAGAACGACGGCAGTCTGACGTTGGCCACCGACTCCCCCGCGTACCCACCCTGGTTCGCCTCGGACGACCCCGCGAACGGCGAAGGCTACGAGGGGGCCGTGGCGCGGCAGGTCGCGGAGCGGCTCGGATACGATTCGGACAGCGTCCGATTCGTGGTCGTCCCGTTCGCCGACGCACTCGCTCCCGGCGTCAAGGACTTCGACTTCGCGATCAACCAGTTCACCATCTCGGACGACCGGCGCAGTGCCGTCGACTTCTCCTCGCCGTACTACGCCGTCGCCCAGGCGGTGGTGGCCCTGCGCGAGAGTCCCGCGGCCGAGGCACGGTCGACCGCCGATCTCGTCAGGTTCCGGCTCGGCGCCCAGGAGCACTCGACCAGCCTCGGCACGGCCGCCGCGACGGTGCAGACGGAGCTACCCGGTACCGCGTACGCCACGAACGACGACGCCAAGGAAGCGCTGCTCGCCGGCGAGATCGATGCCCTCGTCGTCGATCTCCCCACCGGGCTGCAGATCAGCGAGGAGCTGTCCGAGACCGTGATGGTGGGCCAGTTCTCCCGGTCCACGGCCGCGCCGGACCGATTCGGACTGGTCCTGGAGAAGGACAGCCCGATGACCACCTGTGTGTCCATCGCGGTCGAGACCCTGTACGACAGCGGCGTCCTCGACGCACTGGCCGGCACCTGGATCACCGACACCGCGGGCGTGCGGGTCCTCGACTGA
- a CDS encoding ATP-dependent DNA ligase: MARRGSDGKQRIEIGGRALAVTNLDKVLYPEADTTKGQVIEYFTEIAPAMLPHLADRAVTRKRWPDGVDHEPFFEKNLPTSAPEWIERHAIEHSHRYVQYPVLDSVAALAWAGQQAALELHVPQWRFVGGDRGPVTRLVFDLDPGSGVGLPECAAVARAIRDLVRELGWTAYPVTSGSKGLHVYVPLDRHLAPDGASTVAKQVAVGLETLLPEQVTATMAKSVRPGKVFVDWSQNNPSKTTIAPYSLRGRAQPWVAAPRSWAELDDPELRQLGYEEVLERFRADGDLLEGLDPPVAEPDRLHTYRGMRDRARTPEPVPDTVHPHGADDTFVIQEHHARRLHYDFRLERDGVLVSWAVPKNLPTTPAENHLAVHTEDHPVEYASFSGTIPKGEYGAGSVEIWDTGTYETEKWRDDEVIVRLDGSRVSGRYALIRTNGNQWLVHRTKDQGAVRAPSGRAPFPHDITPMLATPGPVEGLDATDWVFEGKWDGVRVIAEFDAGNLQLRSRIGRDKLRDYPALGRLSEVLAGHDVVLDGEVVAFDAHGVASFSLLQDGAPPEYLAFDILYLDGVSLLRKSYSDRRRVLEALAAKVDGLNVPAPLDGPADEALAASRAAGWEGVVAKRRESVYLPGKRGRSWIKVKNWHTQEVVIGGWRKGRGARSGSLGSLLLGLPGVDGLEYIGKVGTGFTDRELTHLMSALSQLERKTSPFAGELPAAERRDAVWVTPTLVGEVRYMDWTEAQRLRHTSWRGLRDDKTPGEVRRSR; encoded by the coding sequence ATGGCGCGCCGCGGCAGTGACGGCAAGCAGCGGATCGAGATCGGTGGCAGGGCCCTGGCCGTGACCAATCTCGACAAGGTGCTGTATCCGGAGGCCGACACCACGAAGGGGCAGGTGATCGAGTACTTCACCGAGATCGCCCCGGCGATGCTGCCCCACCTCGCCGATCGCGCCGTGACGCGCAAGCGCTGGCCGGACGGGGTCGATCACGAACCGTTCTTCGAGAAGAACCTCCCGACCTCGGCCCCGGAATGGATCGAACGGCACGCGATCGAGCATTCGCATCGGTACGTGCAGTACCCGGTGCTGGACTCGGTCGCGGCGCTCGCGTGGGCCGGGCAACAGGCCGCTCTCGAACTGCATGTGCCACAGTGGCGATTCGTCGGCGGAGACCGGGGGCCCGTCACCCGGCTGGTGTTCGATCTCGATCCCGGTTCGGGGGTGGGCCTGCCGGAATGTGCGGCGGTGGCCCGCGCGATCCGGGACCTGGTGCGCGAACTGGGATGGACCGCCTATCCGGTGACCAGCGGCAGCAAGGGCCTGCACGTGTACGTGCCGCTCGACCGACACCTCGCCCCGGACGGCGCGTCGACGGTGGCGAAGCAGGTAGCGGTCGGCCTGGAGACCCTGCTCCCCGAGCAGGTCACCGCCACGATGGCCAAGTCCGTCCGTCCGGGGAAGGTCTTCGTCGACTGGAGCCAGAACAATCCGTCGAAGACGACGATCGCCCCCTACTCGCTGAGGGGGCGGGCGCAGCCCTGGGTCGCGGCACCGCGGAGTTGGGCCGAACTGGACGATCCGGAACTGCGCCAGTTGGGCTACGAGGAAGTGCTGGAGCGGTTTCGGGCCGACGGGGATCTGCTCGAGGGGCTCGACCCACCGGTGGCCGAGCCGGACCGGCTGCACACCTATCGCGGCATGCGGGATCGTGCGCGTACTCCCGAGCCGGTTCCCGACACGGTCCACCCACACGGTGCCGACGACACCTTCGTCATCCAGGAGCATCACGCACGGCGACTGCACTACGACTTCCGCCTCGAACGGGACGGAGTGCTGGTGTCCTGGGCCGTGCCCAAGAATCTGCCCACGACACCGGCGGAGAACCATCTCGCGGTGCACACGGAGGATCATCCCGTCGAGTACGCGAGCTTTTCCGGCACGATCCCGAAGGGCGAGTACGGCGCGGGATCGGTGGAGATCTGGGACACCGGTACCTACGAGACCGAGAAGTGGCGCGACGACGAAGTGATCGTGCGACTCGACGGCTCACGGGTGAGCGGGCGCTATGCACTGATCCGCACGAACGGGAACCAGTGGCTGGTGCACCGCACCAAGGATCAGGGTGCCGTGCGTGCACCCTCCGGCCGAGCCCCGTTCCCGCACGACATCACGCCCATGCTCGCGACGCCGGGACCCGTCGAGGGGCTCGACGCGACGGACTGGGTGTTCGAGGGCAAATGGGACGGCGTGCGGGTGATCGCAGAGTTCGATGCCGGAAATCTCCAGCTGCGCAGCCGGATCGGGCGGGACAAGCTGCGCGACTATCCGGCACTGGGGCGGCTGTCCGAGGTGCTGGCGGGGCACGACGTCGTCCTCGACGGCGAGGTGGTGGCCTTCGATGCGCACGGAGTGGCCAGCTTCTCGCTGCTCCAGGACGGTGCGCCTCCGGAGTATCTCGCGTTCGACATCCTGTACCTCGACGGGGTGTCGCTCCTGCGCAAGAGCTACAGCGATCGGCGGCGGGTGCTCGAGGCGTTGGCGGCCAAGGTCGACGGACTGAATGTTCCTGCTCCACTGGACGGTCCGGCCGACGAGGCCCTCGCCGCGAGCCGTGCGGCGGGGTGGGAGGGGGTTGTCGCGAAGCGGCGGGAGTCGGTGTACCTACCGGGCAAGCGCGGCAGATCGTGGATCAAGGTGAAGAACTGGCACACCCAGGAGGTGGTGATCGGGGGCTGGCGGAAGGGTCGGGGCGCCCGGTCCGGCAGCCTCGGATCACTGTTGCTGGGTCTCCCCGGCGTGGACGGACTGGAGTACATCGGCAAGGTGGGAACCGGATTCACCGACCGGGAGCTGACCCACCTGATGTCGGCGCTGTCCCAGCTCGAACGGAAGACGAGCCCCTTCGCCGGCGAACTGCCGGCCGCCGAACGCAGGGACGCGGTGTGGGTGACGCCGACGCTCGTCGGGGAGGTGCGGTACATGGACTGGACCGAGGCCCAGCGGCTACGGCACACCAGTTGGCGGGGCCTGCGTGACGACAAGACACCTGGGGAGGTGCGTCGGAGCAGGTGA
- a CDS encoding RidA family protein → MAHAIVNPDGLHDPVPFGYSHTAAVPAGAELVLVAGQYGSGPDGAVVSDDFAEQVKRTFDNIGVALAAHGLDLSDVAQLRTYVVDHDVSKLGPIAGAVREIWGRTPPTQTLVGVASLAAPDVLFEVEALAVRP, encoded by the coding sequence ATGGCACACGCCATTGTCAATCCCGATGGCCTGCACGACCCGGTCCCGTTCGGCTACAGCCACACCGCGGCTGTTCCTGCAGGTGCGGAACTGGTTCTGGTCGCGGGGCAGTACGGGTCCGGACCGGACGGGGCAGTCGTCTCCGACGATTTCGCCGAGCAGGTGAAGCGGACGTTCGACAACATCGGTGTCGCGCTCGCCGCCCACGGTCTGGACCTGAGCGATGTCGCTCAACTCAGGACCTACGTGGTGGACCATGACGTCAGCAAGCTCGGGCCGATCGCCGGTGCCGTACGGGAGATCTGGGGTAGGACTCCGCCGACGCAGACTCTCGTCGGTGTGGCGAGCCTGGCTGCGCCGGACGTGCTGTTCGAGGTCGAGGCGCTGGCCGTACGGCCCTGA